In Argiope bruennichi chromosome X1, qqArgBrue1.1, whole genome shotgun sequence, the genomic stretch CAGAATAATGTTAATATTCCCGAGCGGAAACCATTAGAAAAGGGATAGACCGACTTCGctgatgaagaaaattaaaaataaaccagtAGAGAAATCCGAACCCTAGTTTCTGAAAAGGTCCACAGCCATAGAAAATTGAAGGAAGGAAAATTTTGAACGAAGAACAGTACCAGCTTGTTATATTTGCCACTCCACTGCACATTTAAGACCTAATTGCCCACTACCTGCACATTAAGGAAGGAAAAGTGGACCAGCTGAGTTCGTAAATTGTGCAGAGATGACTGAAAATGAAAAGTCTTATTTGCTCCTTATATGAGTAATGCTTTAGTAAATAATGTAGAGATGTCGATTCTAAGGGATACTGGTGCAACGATTGATCTTGTCAGTAGGATTTTACAGGATATACATTCTGGGTAAAGCAACCATTAGACGTAAGTTTTACTTACCTTCTTCTCGCAAGAGTAGAGTTTCAAAGCTCCGATTTTGGACGCATTATCACAAAAGTCACTATCATAGACTCAAGTTTAAACAGTGGAATTTATCTCGTAGGCAACGGAAACGCGACTCTGATATAGGAACAAAAATAAACGACGTAATGCGGTAGTTACACGAAGTCAGACCGCCAAGCAAGAGACCCTTCTTCTATAGTGTATGGTATATAAATTGCTGTTATCAGAAGGTTGttaaaattctatctttagaaataaaacacCAAGGAATCATTCCGATTAAAATTCACACACTTTTGTTTACACCTGGCGTCTTACATCGTTTTAGTGTACTCTCCTCAAACAGAAAATCCATCAGACATCCACTCTCCTCTAGCGACTGAATTACTTGCGCGTGCGCAAAGTTAAGCAGCCGGGTGGAGGGATTGGTTTCACCACAAGTAAATGCTGAGGACATGTTAACTGATAAAACTTCTGATGGAAAATTTGTTCTCAATCTGTTTAAAATCTACTCATCTTATTACCTTTGAAAAATCTAAAGACAAGGAAGACCATAAACCTGAATCTGAAGAAATAGATATGTGCTCCTCTGCATGCGAGCCTGGAAAATCTTTGACTGTTAAAAATTGCACATGAAAGCAAGGAAACGAAGCTTGACTCTTCTACTAGTAAGTTAATCGCAAAACCTTCTGAAGCAGAAATCCACTCTGTTGAAATTTCTACGTAAGAAAAACTCTCAAATGAGAACTCTCCTTCAAAATCtgtaattaatgaagaattaGAAACAATATCTGCATTCGTAGAAGAAAATGAACCGTGCTAACTAATAAAATTAGATGCTAATGGTACAATTATTCTTGATGACTGTAATAAATGTTCGCCTTGTAATGAGTCTACAAATGATtctaaaaacattacatttagaCAAAATAATGCCAGCTTCAAAAATGATGCGTATGATTTTGAGGTGATTATTAGGGAAAACGCTGTAGAGGAAAGACTCAGTTCATTAGAAATTTACGAATTACGAAAATTGTTAGGGTCGCTATCAAAAGGTTTTTCAGATGAACCAGAAAAAACGCACTCAGTAGAACACGACCTATAATTAATTAGTAATGAACGAATTGGGCCGAAATCGCACCTCTCAGCACCAAACGGAAATTAGAAGAATGttggctttaaaaattattgaaattggtCAATCCGATTACACGTCACTGATTATCTTAGTGGAAGCACAGCGAAAAGACCCTCGTCCCTGTATAGATTATAGACGATTGAACTTTGTTGCGGAAACGCAATATTTCCCTTTATCGAATATCGAAGATCTCGCCTAAAGAGTGTCCTCCGCAAAGTTGATTACGGTAATTCACTTAGCAAAGGGGTGCTGGCATATTCCCCTTAGTAAACAGGAAAAACTTTATGCCGCGTTTATAACAATTTTCGGAGCCTATGTTCCATTAAGAATGCCTTTCGGGTCGGTCAATGCTCCGTATTTCTTTAGTAAGCTTATGTCACAGGTGTTAGAAAACTGAAAGCTTCTCCGCCCAGTATTTAGATGACATTGCGATCTATTCGctgaatggggtcaattcatgtgacgtaaaagtcacatgtcatgagctatccgtgcatggcatttaagtttcatccgcaccgctttcgtcgattagtctgccattaacgttctccgccaaacatgaagcggatttttttttgtttacatttgaagttaaatttttgagtcattttctttcctcttattatgtgttaaaagaggaaatactggtgtgctgatggatgttttaatgcgaaacacaagagtgactgtcatgataaaatgttttcttattttcctttcaacaatcctgactagggttggtacctttggtatagattttttaaagccttcgaagtcggtgatatgctccgatcatttagaagaattcattcagtgtgtgtccatttattaaatcgtaaatggaattccagtaatCGAAAATGCtccagtaaatttttagaaaaattcttcgaaaaaaagaatttggtaagcgatttgccaacaaaaacaatcaaacaaaatcgtgagagcatttctaatttactttattctcatttgatgaaatttctaaaaattttgaatatgcttagaaggttttaaaatgtttacatgaatattacattgcattttctaaaaaatcttatctaaatttaattaatgtaagtaaacaaactcctgctgcaaaaataacaactgctataatgctacacttaggtggaagtgaataaatttcttaaagatttatttaataagtgaaatctttactaactactgaaaattgaattttcttattgactgttataatataattgttatatatgttatatatataattaatattacataaataattaatattgttatatatataattgatgtattttattaaaagtgctcttaatttgataaattgaatgctatatataagaaaaatgtatatatatttaagttttgaaaatacatgtcatttaattaagtatataaattagttaagtataaaaaccattaattaacatcaaataatttttgcatttgatttttagtttttggcattataataaaatgcattatgaggttttacttttttattataaaccttaaagctttctttatcttttagtaattcatgttattcagttattgctgggtaatcatgtctaataacaaaagagcaaaatggatgactccagaaaaaattatttctagttttctaattacatttgcagatttgtgatggattcaaagtgaatttatatctaacaactatctattgttaaaaatgaaatgtcaatagtttattgtatttaaactgaaattgactgttatcataatatcatgttataccattgtgcacctcagtgatttctattttaataaatacaggtcttttcattgaaaatcaatttccatatcagcatttattatataatttttattcctaacttcattgctacatgcatgtttcactcttttttttttttttttcctatttttttaacttattaattttgaattaaaaaattctgtaaatgtaTAAATGTGTTTCTTCCAactcatctttatatcctatttaacttctctctctctctctctctctctctatatatatatatatatatatatatatatatatatatatatatatatatcatgaccttattcttgtttattaaatttactgtattgtatgttttattttatgatattcattcaatgtgatttttatcaatgtaattttgacatttaaaataaattcataaatgttctgctttaaaagtatattgttcaacataatgtttttattcgtgaTACAAACAACAACTGTTatttagtatttagaatgtttctgctgaataaaattgattttatcatttacattgacattcttgtcatactgtgtttatattttttctaagtgtctagaaaaataaatgtcgataaatagttttttgaattagtgagtacattgaaacatccatttcatcatattttttcaaataattatcatatatatattatctatatatatttttttgtaatgtgtaaatacaaaatatgaaagtgtaattttgtttgttttcctttaatgatctctacaaattaaaatgaaataactgattcataagttgcatagatttaaaaaaaggtatctataccttttatatttcataatttgaaattgtaaacataatttattcaatatatactagtttgaatttcatgttctttcctctgagcaaactgaaaacatcaaagtctcaatattaataaaaatccttacataagaaaaaaaaaaatgtaataattttattagtaagctttaaaatattaatttatctaagagtaataatttatttttaaaaagaattatatttataagattcaacattcaataatatttaaataatatgtattattaaatattactgaGATATTACATTACTGAGATattggtttttttaaagtaatattttaaacaaaattattcttgaatgaaatttaaaatgtgcttaaaatagaatttttttattaattgattgatttaatgtaaaaaataaacttaaaaatgcaatatcgctggaaattataatattttatgcaaaagagaaaataaaactttttaaaaaatatgctgcaGAGGCATTTGGAATGgataatacgatttttttttagtttctagaAAACTGCAATCTATTTGCTGTCTGATGTTGATAATATAATGTCTGATGTTGATAATTGTTGATAAGATAATATAATTGACCATGTTGTTTATTATATAATACCATTACATTCTAAAAATTTCCATTGATGTTTCCTTGAATCTTTCACACGCATTAAATGActctataaagaatatttaaaataaatatctatatatttcaaaCTGGAAACTTGCAGAGAGAAGAAtgcataataacattttatttcacttgacaGATTTAACACCATTATAACTTTAACGCACTAGCTTAAAATCTATACTTTATAATATGTACCATGTATAATATGTACGGACATTTTCATGTAGCTTCTGCTTTTCAAAATGGAAAGATTTACCCTCTCATTAATTACATAGTATCAAAACTTCCGGTAGATTTTATTTGCTTATCACTGACTCAAAACCTAAGTGGTGgcttttgaaatcatatttaagatttgtagaaaatttgaataatgctttaaaaatagaaCGGATATGAGAAATGGATATTCAAACctgttgtgtatatatatatatatatatatatatatatatatatatatatatatatatatatatatatatatatatatatatatatatatataatgtattcaaCATCGTTATGTTTAAATTAACACTGTCttcgaaaaaaattatgctttgcAATTTTAGGGcgaaaaaattatctaaaattgtgATACTACACCACTTACCACTTCAGGAGTTCAGACAAGGACAAAACCGTCGAAGAGCTACGTATAGGGAAACCTTACGTAGGGGAGATATATCTCATTTAcgctagggatgacgaatattttcagagcggttattacgtaaccaatattaaaaaatcacaaatacaagtgatcaatacttttcaaagaggggtgtgattcaaatccttgatacgatcttactgatgatatttcgattataggttttggatcacgatagaaagaaACAATCGATACGacatcactgaaatttgccggagcgatGACTTCACTgaaaagtaacaatcgatacgatctgtccaatggaagctctcgaaagtaatctgtgattggattgaaaagtgaacggaccggttatcgGAATtttcgtatcgtatcattgaattgcatatcactgaaatttatcggagcagtgatttcaccggaaagtgcgagtcttcactggaaagtgcgaagtcaccgctccactttacgggagtgaccgatattcgtatttgatgatgcgctatttcatacagatcatttttaattcctcgtgacatgattgacattgattacatgtactctgtttactgctggcgccatctattggtagaatataggactaaagtaaacattttaaagaaatgacatatatttttaactcatcttttccagaaaatggttcactctaataaataaatagttttgagaagaaaataaaagttaagaagtaagctgaaacagataaattaattcaatcacacgttagttaaattagtaaattaagtattaattacaatgaataaattttatatttaatattaagtaataatttttaattaataatatgattgaaataacagatatttggaacgaatatttaaaaataacaatagcaatattatttgttattcaaaaaatcgtggattatgcatctctaatttaCGGTATggattactgaaaaaaaaaaaaaaaactcaaagaatCAATTCCTTATGTAGACATTACGTAGCCAAAAGTAAAATGGACTGAACACTGCTGAATTAGAGGAAACTCCAGAACATACTTTTCACCACAGGGTTACTATACCACCTCCCATCACCTTAATTGGGGCATAAAGGGAAAGGGTTAAAAAGTGAATGCACGAGTTATTCTTCGAATTATAGTATCTGAGTAATCTTTCAAAACCATATATAACTTTAATTGGGGTTATTCATTAGAAAGTGTATGCAAAAGTGACGTTTCTGAGATCGAAGTATTATTGATTTCCCGAAACGAGAGATCCCACCAGCAGTGACTTGTATTCTAGTTAAGCATCGAAAGACCTTCTATTGGTATTCATTCTACAGGTGGCATCTAGGGACAGAGTCTAAAACTAGAGCgaaactgaaatttcaatttttttttgttttgtttaaagaaactactttatttaaataaataaattagatgaattgCTTTAACtctgattaaattaaatgttctgtttaaataaacaaatattgtgGATCACCCTTTGATGAAATtaacataatatgtataaattataataaataaaaaatattaataataatcttaattaaaaaagtgattcaAGTAACAgttattttgaacaattatttaaaataacaatagcctttatatttattattcaaaaaatgcagaaattttcaaCTCTATGAAAAACAGCACAAGTATCTAACTTTTATACATTGGATAATGTACCTGGcagcaaattttcaattgttaaattAGAAGCAGTATTGTTTTTTACGAGGTATAAACTGCCGGTTTCCATTTTGTTatggtttgtatatttttgttttacttactATTTTGAAAGACTATTTGTTACATAcgataaataattttcctaaattttgcttTGACTTCCTTTCATTGCGAACTCAAGTATTCAAATTCTATACACCTAAGTGGTTCCCCCCTCCCCACTTCAGCTTTATTGTGGTAATATTATTTAGTTTCGTTTTAATCTATTCAGTTTCTTAAGAGAGCtgtttcagaataaaatgattttgactCTTCAATAAATGAAGGATCTTGTGCAAAAACGGTTCTGTTATTTTATCGATTTCTTATGAATTTCAATCGTAATTATTAACAGACGCTAACCTTTTTTCTGGAATTTACTGTATTGATATCTTTTCTAAACCGAAAACTTCCCATTATTTTGTTCgctctttttgttttgaatataaattttagccaagtttttcgataaaattaaaatttttgtaataatgcaAAACACAGAATTTTGTTTACGCCTTAATTATTTCTcatgtgatataaaaattaaatttgtgggaagatttcataatttactttTCTACAGGTTGTTTAATAGACACGCcaaaaatttggtgcaaataaCACTTCTATATTATTCCATATCTAATGTCTCTTTGTACCAAGCCAAGGCATTTTAGTGTATTTTGTGACAAAACATGTTTATTTTAACTTACACCCACCTTTATTTTTacacaacataattttttttctatgtgcaGCTCATATagaattaatctaaattattaataatttgactttagaatggtctttacactaatattttttatttatttttgtattgttttttgtgcccacaaaaatgttttaactgtaggaaaactgaaaatattatttatacatgaatattgattcatttaatgtATATAATGGACCATATAATTCCATTTCTCCTGGACAAAAGGTTCATGTcatattgtttagaatttttaataaaatttgaagggTTAGTACTTGTCTGACCAGGGGTCATTGTCTACCAAATGTGAAGGAGGGGTTTGGGCAGATCTGTTATGTGTAAGAGGTGTAGCAATGACAATCTTAACATTTTACCACATATTTATGTATCTTGTATTTGGGTAGCCTGTTGCAAgcatgcaatataaaaatatcaaaatctgtagaggacttttttttctattcaaggTATTCTGGTTGTATTCAtttctgatgaaataatttttcccacCACTGAAATATTGAGCCTTAAATCACACAATTCTGTTTTCttaattggaattattttcaatttaattctagTTCAACAAAacacagaaatagaatttaatagtaaaaatattattttttaaaaattcttttattatgtgTTTCTTGTATATCTCAGCAACTTTCTAaactgcatttttcttttctttttttatttaataccttaaatacatatgttttatatgtaagaatattattatgtatgcaatatatttaaacatgaataacacatttaatttaaatatttaaaaattgatagtgcAGTTTTTGTTGTCATTTCCAGGTTTAAAATGGTTCAGTTcacattatgaaaaaagaaaaacttttaaatgatgatgaataaatataatgctaCAAAAAGAGATATAACTGTAAATGGGCAAGTTCagttttgtaatgaaaatatgttAACTTTGTGGGTTATCAGGTGCTGATAATATTAGAACAAATTTATTCaacctttaaaatttaattttcagtttctgaAAGGTAGAGTgaaatagcattttgaattttgttaaagTCTGCTATTCTAACAAAGTTACAGTTTTCCATAAATATGACCAGGACTTCTTCAATgtgtatgttaaaatttaaaacaaaatgttttgtcTTTAACCAATCTTACTATGGGAATCTGCTTTTCTAATAAACACTGcatgtgaaattttgtaaaaagtgaatcgaaaaatgattttattttgttcaaaactacTGTGTGATCAGATTGCTCTCTCCAAACCTTAAGAGTAATGAAACATTCCTGCCTTCTTTCTGGTACCCGAGTATTTATTACTTCTCGTGTATCTTGCTTATCAGCAGATCTACTCTCAATAATTTACAATCATCCTTATTACTTTACTTTTGAAACCATTATCTTAATTTGTGAGGAACTGGTTATCAATTACTgctttgcaatatttaaatataacaaaaattgtaacaacttgaatttatttatagGATTCTTCAGAGAGTGATATTACTTCATTGGCAAGAGTAACTGAAGATGGTAGTAGAAAACCTACCAAAAGGTTGGGTAGCTGGTATAGAGAAATCACTTCAAAGAAAACAAGACCAGAGAAGATAATGGATAATGAAGAAGAACTCCCTGATGATTTGACTGATGATAAACTGCATCAACAGTCATTGGAGAGCACTGATAATAATTCACAGCTTTTACTTAGAGGAAGTTTGAGTAGCTTTCAAAATTCTCTTGATTCTGCATCTGATACTACCATAAGAAATTTTCCGAGAGGGAGTGAGAAACGTGTACTAAATCCTGATATCCTGTGTCTTTCTATGAAAAAACTGAAACTGTGTGAATTTGAACCCCTAAAGCTGCCACAGGATGATGGAAGCTTTGTTGTTGATCAACAATTGATTTCAAAAGTGGAATCCTCTCTTTTAGAGAAATCAGAAAACTTATGTGCAGCTGAAGATCCTACGATATTTGACGCTTGTGCATCAGATTCCTCAACTGATTTAATTTCCCTCGGAAATAGTCTGCAATCTGATCTTGTCACCTTGCCTGatgaatcaaatcaaatcaagtcAGCTGGAAACAAAGATCAACTCTGTTCAGTAGAAAATTCAGAtgaaaacttgaaagaaaaatgcgGTCTTAATCCTAATGATGCTTTTCGTGTGTTACTTAGTCTTGATGACGATGATGAACCTGAAGGATTTTTATGtgaaaacagaatattttgttcaaattgtaCTGATGGGCCTTCAGAAGATGAACTGCTTTTCCGAGCTTTAAGAAATggttagtttaaatttttctttaaaattattcttgtatCTACTTATTTGTTTTGAGCAAAATAAGTACTTAGCTTCTTtgcttatgaatttttaaaatcgttaCGCAAAGAAAGTATAGCATTAATTTACTTTCATCTctattattactttattgaaatattattttatactggatacaatttaattatatatgacaAATTTGTTCTGAGGGTGAAAAGCTTGAAATTTGAATTGACCAAAGATAGTCTTTGTGTGTGGGAGGGAGGTTGGTACATGTACCCTTGTGGGTCTGATGTCTTTCCATAGATCTAGTGCAGTAGGTGCTGGCTTAAGTATTAAAATCggattgtaatttaaaatatcaatctcAAAATAGCTCAACCATTGCTTCGAAATTACATGATAATATGATTAAACAAAAATCTAcatgtaaataatttgttttattcttttgcaccagattatttatacttcattttgcattctcttaatttttttggcAAACTGAGTTTTTTAGAATTTGGTTTCATGTAATTTGTTGagtttaaaatctcatttttttatttttaccagaaatttattaatacacaaatatatttatttaatagtaaatatagtTCATTAAATGAGCTAATATTTGGAAAGTTAAGAGTGGAATTTCTTCTGGTTGAACTTTTAAGTAgcctaaatttttatgcaataaattcaaaaCGTGTGTCGATTGAAATTAAGAGGAGAGGACTATAATTATCTTTAACAGATAATCATATCAGTTATATATAGGGAAactgtttacaaaatttaaaaaataacaagtgcatatatatatatatactatttattgaattgtaatcatactttttttatatgcatttttattgcattgcaattaaaattgattacaaaaaatgattgcaatgcaattaaaattcttttgaaaagtaaaaaaaaatattatgatggtttaagtaataataaatgtaatgtttAATAAGAAGTGTCTAGACTTTTCTATTCactcatataaaatattcatggaGACATTGTTATGATTGCGGGGGAGGGGGGGACCCAGactttgatttcatattattatattacaatttctCTGTAGgtgaaagcattatttaaaaaatgcattaagttaGATGACTGAATTCGGCTGAGTAGTCTTTTTgccattatttagaaatttataaaaattttaaacagaacacactagttgaaaaaaaaaaaaaaaatccaatgctCTATGCATTGTCACGGTATAATAACGAAAAGATTGCCATCTTCACAAAAATGggtctttaaaaatatcttaaatataatggGACTGAGCTgaacaatataatatttgattagataaaattggaattttaaaatagctcACATAGCCCCCGTCAGTTAGAAgtagttttcaaaattatcagaagGTATGAAGACTAAAAATAACATCAGTATCATCtgtcattgaaaaattttagttcCAGATAGTACTGTGAAGTTTTATTTGTGTTAACTAAATGTTTGATTTCATATActgtaatataacaaaatagtTTTTCGTCCCAAATCATAAgacttatatgaaaataatagaaatctgAGAAGTAAGTTAgtatttctgtcatattttttcaaaaaaaaaatcatttttgtaagcGCATATACATTGCAGCCAGGCTACTGTAATCATAatcagggagaaaaaaaattgaaaatgtgggACTGTTCTCTCATTTGAGATCAGTGAACAGGTATCGGGTAGGATGTAAAATAACTTGATTTGCCTACTGGAAAATAATTTGCaagatttatacatttatatgttATGTATTAATATGTTATTctgttaaggaaaaaaattgatgtcaattttctttctcttttagtttttaagaagaaactgaagaattttGTGAGTATATATTTAGCtgttctgaaaattaatataattatattttatgtctcatgataaaatgcatttttttaaaattattttcaagtgagcattgttttattttattaatagtttactGTATAACTTCTGTTATATTGAAGGTCTTTATTTCTAtctgtttgcattttttaatttgagaaagtGCACATTAAAAATGACTACAAGTTATTTTTTCTGGCAgtgttttgtattaaaaaaattgtaatgtagGGAAATAGAGCATCATTTAGTATTAGAAATAATGCATTGATACAATTcattgtatgtatgtatatataatgcTAGCTGATTAGATTGGTGATTTATTTTGTGATTAGTTTATATTAAAGtcatttataaattctataaactggtgttcaaaattgtatttactaattaagatttaattgtattttgtttagagtataaaattttaaaaaataacaaacatttgGTATTAATTACTTCTACTTTCCTTTGTGGTCTTGTATTGaatctttctctttatttcaataatctaaaTGCTTTTGATTAtaactatgtatttttaaaaaaaatatgttcttaacaGAAAACTTAAATTTCCACTCTGTTTGAGAAATCAGTATATCAGctgtaaagtaaaaattcataCAGTTGAGTCTTTCTTTTCCATAGTTCGTcttattgtttcattaaagaGTTTCATTATAAAGGTCATTCATCAAGTAGAAATTTGTATGTTAAATTACTAGTGGAGAGCCTACCATAATCTGTAAATTACCAGTTCAATTTATTTGTCTCAATATatatcctaaatttaaaaaagaaaaaagtctttaatctttttatgtaCAAATTAGTTATAAAGACTACATTTGTCTTAAaacttttcatgcatttttaaagataaagacACATtagtaacattttctttaaattaatatcctCTTTATATTGTATCAAATGCTATTaccaatttttcttttgaagacttttttttattaacgtcTTCATTATCTTAAGAATTCTTTGCAATGTTTTCAGTTCATTTTATGACACTTTGCATTATGTCATCTTTATAGGTTTTTTACCAAATTCAGGATCTTCAtcaacatgtttttttatttttccttgtagactgaaaaacaaaagg encodes the following:
- the LOC129958344 gene encoding uncharacterized protein LOC129958344, yielding MDSSESDITSLARVTEDGSRKPTKRLGSWYREITSKKTRPEKIMDNEEELPDDLTDDKLHQQSLESTDNNSQLLLRGSLSSFQNSLDSASDTTIRNFPRGSEKRVLNPDILCLSMKKLKLCEFEPLKLPQDDGSFVVDQQLISKVESSLLEKSENLCAAEDPTIFDACASDSSTDLISLGNSLQSDLVTLPDESNQIKSAGNKDQLCSVENSDENLKEKCGLNPNDAFRVLLSLDDDDEPEGFLCENRIFCSNCTDGPSEDELLFRALRNVFKKKLKNFTSQTKSLDFDQTFDKDKFKNHGKQYSQDCSELDIFEDRYKDTCLNSNSTSEAQCQELETTEELVACPPMSSKNGTKEKKCTIKSPSSVSFNEKAKEQLHVGKITKAVECSKPCSSGKEGRSKRSSDDSKEMEEIPSLLSFIQKSGPETVIKRLTKNRKINLLEASQLPSFKKSVSIDSPTDHIFPMDMENIMKLFETAPAESNISGSANNSTNGTK